From Curtobacterium sp. SGAir0471, the proteins below share one genomic window:
- a CDS encoding YihY/virulence factor BrkB family protein has product MPDSASRDLQRTGVRAVVRRTYHSVIRHRVVDAAASLTFFALLTVFPAALAVVSALSVVDRQGDSLTDIIQVLGFIVRPETAQHLEGPLRQLLTLDNPWVGFSIGLVLTLWSLSGYATAFGRAMNTAYEVEEGRRIWKFRSMMLLVTLLVMVGGAIAIVILLGTPTISAAIVRQLGWAPWIDDLWNVAKWPVLAVVLVVMVAVLYYATPNVKTPQLRWVSAGAAFAIVTWALATVGFSVYVETVGSGGNRAYGWLGGAILLLVYLYISNFVLVVGGELDSEVIRMRQLLAGIEADESIRLPLRDVTRNFTLARWRDQDIAAAHRVRIAAQQRAEDEESSPTEEHLRAMSRQVRVGEPPLP; this is encoded by the coding sequence ATGCCCGACAGCGCCTCGCGCGACCTGCAGCGGACCGGCGTCCGCGCGGTCGTCCGGCGCACCTACCACTCGGTGATCCGCCACCGGGTCGTCGACGCCGCGGCCTCGCTGACGTTCTTCGCCCTGCTGACGGTGTTCCCCGCGGCGCTCGCGGTGGTCTCGGCCCTGTCCGTCGTCGACCGGCAGGGCGACAGCCTGACCGACATCATCCAGGTACTCGGGTTCATCGTCCGGCCGGAGACCGCGCAGCACCTCGAGGGGCCGCTCCGACAGCTGCTGACGCTCGACAACCCGTGGGTCGGCTTCTCGATCGGGCTCGTCCTGACGCTGTGGTCGCTCTCCGGCTACGCGACCGCGTTCGGTCGTGCGATGAACACCGCGTACGAGGTCGAGGAGGGCCGCCGGATCTGGAAGTTCCGCAGCATGATGCTCCTCGTCACGCTGCTCGTGATGGTGGGCGGAGCGATCGCGATCGTCATCCTGCTCGGCACCCCCACGATCTCGGCGGCGATCGTCCGGCAGCTCGGGTGGGCGCCGTGGATCGACGACCTGTGGAACGTGGCGAAGTGGCCGGTGCTCGCGGTCGTCCTCGTGGTGATGGTCGCGGTGCTCTACTACGCAACCCCGAACGTGAAGACCCCGCAGCTGCGGTGGGTGTCCGCCGGAGCGGCGTTCGCCATCGTGACCTGGGCGCTGGCGACGGTCGGCTTCTCGGTGTACGTCGAGACGGTCGGCAGCGGCGGGAACCGGGCCTACGGCTGGCTCGGCGGCGCGATCCTGCTGCTCGTGTACCTGTACATCTCGAACTTCGTCCTCGTGGTCGGCGGGGAGCTCGACTCCGAGGTGATCCGGATGCGGCAGCTGCTCGCGGGCATCGAAGCGGACGAGTCGATCCGACTGCCGCTCCGCGACGTCACGCGGAACTTCACGCTCGCGCGGTGGCGTGACCAGGACATCGCGGCGGCGCACCGGGTGCGGATCGCCGCCCAGCAGCGCGCCGAGGACGAGGAGTCCTCGCCGACCGAGGAGCACCTGCGGGCGATGTCCCGTCAGGTGCGGGTCGGCGAGCCCCCGCTGCCCTAG
- a CDS encoding MFS transporter yields the protein MTRPDTAPRRRLLADLTPLRRSPAFARLWAGTAIAGIGTQMTTVAVGLEVYEITRSTFAVALVGVIALVPMIVAGLYGGMLADAFDRRLVALVSAIVAWVAVALIATHAWLGLQSVALLYVLATVNAVAATVSNASRSAIVPRLVGTDLLPAASALGGIASGLQVTVGPAIAGVLIASVGFAPTYTIDVVLFTFAFLGVFTLPRMAADRDALRPGLSSLIEGARFLKRSRNITMTFVLDIVAMTFGQPRVLFPAIGALVIGGGSITVGTLTAAYAVGALLSSVFSGPLGHVRRQGEAVGWAITAYGGAIAAFGVVIAVAHLLGGRSGEAFGVEILPALGLAALFLAAAGGADNVSSVFRNTILQAASPDGMRGRLQGIFIVVVTGGPRLGDLYAGLVVAAGIAYPPIIGGVLIIGLVALLLRLVPSFRRYDALDPHAN from the coding sequence GTGACACGACCTGACACCGCACCCCGACGCCGCCTGCTCGCCGACCTCACCCCGCTCCGCCGCTCCCCCGCGTTCGCACGCCTCTGGGCCGGCACGGCGATCGCCGGCATCGGCACGCAGATGACCACCGTCGCGGTCGGCCTCGAGGTGTACGAGATCACCCGCTCGACCTTCGCCGTCGCACTCGTCGGCGTGATCGCCCTCGTCCCGATGATCGTCGCGGGGCTCTACGGCGGGATGCTCGCCGACGCGTTCGACCGGCGCCTCGTGGCCCTGGTCTCGGCGATCGTCGCCTGGGTCGCGGTCGCGCTCATCGCCACGCACGCCTGGCTCGGACTGCAGAGCGTGGCGCTCCTCTACGTCCTGGCGACGGTGAACGCCGTGGCCGCGACCGTGAGCAACGCTTCGCGATCGGCGATCGTCCCCCGGCTCGTCGGGACCGATCTGCTCCCCGCGGCGAGCGCCCTCGGCGGCATCGCGTCCGGGCTCCAGGTGACCGTGGGTCCGGCGATCGCCGGAGTCCTGATCGCGAGCGTCGGGTTCGCGCCGACCTACACGATCGACGTCGTGCTCTTCACCTTCGCGTTCCTCGGCGTCTTCACCCTGCCCCGGATGGCGGCGGACCGCGACGCCCTGCGCCCCGGACTGAGCTCGCTGATCGAGGGCGCGCGCTTCCTCAAGCGATCCCGCAACATCACCATGACGTTCGTGCTCGACATCGTCGCGATGACGTTCGGGCAGCCCCGTGTGCTCTTCCCCGCGATCGGCGCGCTCGTCATCGGCGGCGGGTCGATCACGGTCGGCACCCTGACCGCCGCTTACGCCGTCGGTGCGCTGCTGTCGAGCGTGTTCTCCGGTCCGCTCGGGCACGTGCGCCGTCAGGGCGAGGCGGTGGGCTGGGCGATCACGGCCTACGGCGGGGCGATCGCGGCGTTCGGTGTCGTCATCGCGGTCGCGCACCTGCTCGGCGGTCGGTCCGGCGAGGCGTTCGGCGTCGAGATCCTGCCGGCGCTCGGGCTCGCCGCACTGTTCCTGGCCGCGGCGGGCGGTGCGGACAACGTCAGCTCGGTGTTCCGGAACACGATCCTGCAGGCGGCGTCGCCGGACGGCATGCGCGGTCGACTCCAGGGCATCTTCATCGTCGTGGTGACCGGCGGCCCGCGCCTCGGGGACCTGTACGCCGGTCTCGTCGTCGCGGCCGGCATCGCGTACCCACCGATCATCGGCGGCGTGCTCATCATCGGGCTGGTGGCACTGCTGCTCCGGCTGGTGCCGTCCTTCCGCCGCTACGACGCGCTCGACCCGCACGCGAACTGA
- a CDS encoding FKBP-type peptidyl-prolyl cis-trans isomerase: protein MTDLNSKPEFDAPEGPAPTELVITDIVEGDGDVAQPGSTVKVHYAGVEYESGEEFDSSWNRGEPIDFPLAALVRGWQEGIPGMKVGGRRKLTVPPELAYGPAGGGHFLSGKTLIFIIDLLGVR, encoded by the coding sequence ATGACTGACCTCAACAGCAAGCCCGAGTTCGACGCTCCCGAGGGCCCGGCCCCCACCGAGCTCGTGATCACCGACATCGTCGAGGGCGACGGCGACGTCGCGCAGCCCGGCTCGACCGTCAAGGTGCACTACGCCGGCGTCGAGTACGAGTCCGGCGAGGAGTTCGACAGCTCGTGGAACCGCGGCGAGCCGATCGACTTCCCCCTCGCGGCGCTCGTCCGCGGCTGGCAGGAGGGCATCCCCGGCATGAAGGTCGGCGGTCGCCGCAAGCTGACCGTCCCGCCGGAGCTCGCCTACGGCCCGGCCGGCGGCGGCCACTTCCTGTCCGGCAAGACCCTGATCTTCATCATCGACCTGCTCGGGGTCCGCTGA
- a CDS encoding aldo/keto reductase, whose translation MQVGAPTIELNDGHRFPELGLGTYGLNGDEGTAAVGAAITSGYRLLDTALNYGNEDAVGRAVRESEVDREDLVVTSKLPGRHHGYDEAHRSIDETLGNLGLDRVDLYLIHWPNPSVGKFVDTWKAFVDLRDSGKVRSIGVSNFTPEHLKAIIDATGVAPAVNQVELHPYFPQAELRKVHAEYGIVTESWSPLAKQSELLTEQPVLDAAAAHGVTPGQVVLRWHVQLGAVPVPKSGDPQRQRENLDVFGFALTDDEVRAISGLERGRLWDGDPDTHEEM comes from the coding sequence ATGCAGGTCGGCGCGCCCACCATCGAGCTGAACGACGGTCACCGCTTCCCGGAGCTCGGCCTCGGCACGTACGGGTTGAACGGCGACGAGGGCACCGCGGCGGTCGGTGCGGCGATCACGAGCGGCTACCGGCTGCTCGACACCGCGCTGAACTACGGCAACGAGGACGCCGTCGGCCGTGCCGTCCGCGAGTCCGAGGTCGACCGCGAGGACCTCGTCGTCACCTCGAAGCTCCCCGGCCGGCACCACGGCTACGACGAGGCGCACCGCTCGATCGACGAGACGCTCGGCAACCTCGGGCTGGACCGCGTCGACCTGTACCTCATCCACTGGCCGAACCCGTCGGTGGGGAAGTTCGTCGACACCTGGAAGGCGTTCGTCGACCTCCGCGACAGCGGCAAGGTCCGCTCGATCGGCGTCTCGAACTTCACGCCGGAGCACTTGAAGGCCATCATCGACGCCACCGGTGTCGCCCCGGCCGTGAACCAGGTGGAGCTGCACCCGTACTTCCCGCAGGCCGAGCTCCGCAAGGTGCACGCCGAGTACGGTATCGTCACCGAGAGCTGGAGCCCGCTCGCGAAGCAGTCCGAGCTGCTCACCGAGCAGCCCGTGCTCGACGCGGCGGCCGCACACGGCGTGACGCCCGGCCAGGTCGTGCTCCGCTGGCACGTCCAGCTCGGTGCCGTACCGGTGCCGAAGTCCGGCGATCCGCAGCGGCAGCGCGAGAACCTCGACGTCTTCGGCTTCGCGCTGACCGACGACGAGGTCCGCGCGATCTCCGGACTCGAGCGCGGCCGCCTCTGGGACGGCGACCCGGACACGCACGAGGAGATGTAG
- a CDS encoding HelD family protein has protein sequence MSEPTETDRERTYVDGLFTRLDELTAEAEQRLAETRRQAVGGNHQSRSERDAYARLYEDTIATLDRVGDRLVFGRLEVAEPDAPDDTFRYIGRVGLRDDEHRPLLLDWRVPGASAFYQATAAHPMGMRARRHLTLEGRTVVNVEDEVFDATLYDDERTHLQGEGALLAAVTAERTGRMTDIVATIQGEQDRIIRSPLEGVLIVQGGPGTGKTAVALHRAAYLLYTHRDRLRGSGVLMVGPSSAFLTYIEQVLPSLGETGVVMASLGSLYPGVHATTHDHGDVAAVKGSAQMASLLRRAVRSRQVVPTESVVLDVEGERLTVPPQLVADALKRAQDRGKPHNVARVTFNRIALDAMTRLLADQLRARGTTVDEADEKVLREDIRSSYDARVLLNTAWLPLPPEKFLEDLYARPNWLASLTPDWTPARRALLQRPRGAGFTIEDVPLLDEAAELLGPFDPTGGAAKRAAKASRNRDIENARQAIENMGVEGIVTAEQVAGSFAEGGDPRTTAERAAEDREWTYGHIVVDEAQELSPMQWRVLARRNPLRSFTIVGDMAQGSSPAAARTWDDVVGALARRRRGRAPVVPLDHRIEELTVNYRTPRSIVQAAGAFADAAGLAVTRTEAVRDGDPVDRVAVPRAALLDTVAERVEAERGRIGSGTVGVIVPEADVAAMRERLARTDADVRGLGSPRPGSVTVLTGADAKGLEFDGVLLVDPDRVGADAARAAAAVYVAMTRPTRRLVVVDVTD, from the coding sequence GTGTCCGAACCGACCGAGACCGACCGTGAACGAACCTACGTCGACGGTCTCTTCACCCGTCTCGACGAGCTGACGGCCGAGGCCGAGCAGCGTCTGGCCGAGACCCGCCGCCAGGCGGTCGGCGGCAACCACCAGAGCCGCAGTGAGCGCGACGCCTACGCGCGGCTCTACGAGGACACGATCGCCACGCTCGACCGCGTCGGTGACCGTCTGGTCTTCGGCCGCCTCGAGGTCGCCGAACCGGACGCACCGGACGACACGTTCCGCTACATCGGGCGCGTCGGCCTGCGGGACGACGAGCACCGTCCGCTCCTGCTCGACTGGCGCGTGCCCGGTGCGAGCGCCTTCTACCAGGCCACCGCGGCGCACCCGATGGGGATGCGGGCACGCCGACACCTGACGCTCGAGGGCCGCACGGTCGTGAACGTCGAGGACGAGGTCTTCGACGCGACGCTGTACGACGACGAGCGGACGCACCTGCAGGGCGAGGGCGCGCTGCTCGCGGCCGTCACCGCCGAGCGCACCGGTCGGATGACCGACATCGTCGCGACGATCCAGGGCGAGCAGGACCGCATCATCCGCTCCCCGCTCGAGGGCGTCCTGATCGTGCAGGGCGGCCCCGGGACGGGCAAGACCGCCGTGGCGCTGCACCGCGCCGCCTACCTGCTCTACACGCACCGCGACCGGCTCCGCGGCTCGGGCGTGCTCATGGTCGGGCCGTCCTCGGCGTTCCTGACCTACATCGAGCAGGTGCTGCCGTCCCTCGGCGAGACCGGTGTCGTGATGGCCTCGCTCGGCTCGCTCTACCCGGGCGTGCACGCCACGACGCACGACCACGGGGACGTCGCCGCGGTGAAGGGGTCGGCGCAGATGGCGTCGCTGCTCCGCCGCGCCGTGCGGTCCCGCCAGGTCGTCCCGACCGAGTCGGTCGTGCTCGACGTCGAGGGGGAGCGGCTCACGGTGCCGCCGCAGCTCGTCGCCGACGCGCTGAAGCGGGCGCAGGACCGCGGGAAGCCCCACAACGTCGCCCGGGTCACCTTCAACAGGATCGCCCTCGACGCGATGACGCGGCTGCTCGCCGACCAGCTCCGGGCCCGCGGGACCACGGTGGACGAGGCCGACGAGAAGGTCCTGCGCGAGGACATCCGCAGCTCGTACGACGCCCGGGTCCTGCTCAACACCGCCTGGCTGCCGCTCCCGCCGGAGAAGTTCCTCGAGGACCTCTACGCGCGCCCGAACTGGCTGGCCTCGCTGACCCCCGACTGGACGCCCGCCCGCCGGGCACTCCTGCAGCGTCCGCGCGGCGCCGGCTTCACGATCGAGGACGTCCCGCTCCTGGACGAGGCCGCCGAGCTCCTCGGTCCGTTCGACCCGACCGGCGGAGCCGCCAAGCGCGCGGCCAAGGCCAGCCGGAACCGGGACATCGAGAACGCCCGCCAGGCGATCGAGAACATGGGCGTCGAGGGCATCGTCACCGCGGAGCAGGTCGCCGGGTCCTTCGCCGAGGGCGGTGACCCCCGCACCACCGCGGAGCGCGCGGCCGAGGACCGTGAGTGGACCTACGGGCACATCGTCGTCGACGAGGCCCAGGAGCTCTCGCCGATGCAGTGGCGGGTCCTCGCCCGCCGCAACCCGCTGCGGTCGTTCACGATCGTCGGGGACATGGCGCAGGGCTCCTCGCCGGCCGCCGCCCGCACGTGGGACGACGTCGTCGGTGCGCTCGCACGCCGTCGTCGCGGACGTGCACCCGTGGTGCCGCTCGACCACCGGATCGAGGAACTGACGGTCAACTACCGCACCCCGCGTTCCATCGTGCAGGCCGCCGGTGCGTTCGCCGACGCCGCCGGGCTGGCGGTCACCCGGACCGAGGCCGTGCGGGACGGGGATCCCGTCGACCGCGTGGCGGTGCCCCGCGCGGCGCTCCTCGACACAGTCGCGGAGCGCGTCGAGGCCGAACGCGGGCGGATCGGCTCCGGTACCGTCGGGGTCATCGTGCCCGAGGCCGACGTCGCCGCGATGCGCGAGCGCCTGGCGCGGACCGACGCGGACGTCCGCGGGCTCGGCTCGCCGCGGCCCGGGTCGGTGACGGTCCTGACGGGGGCGGACGCGAAGGGGCTCGAGTTCGACGGCGTGCTGCTCGTCGACCCGGACCGGGTCGGCGCCGACGCGGCGCGGGCCGCAGCCGCCGTCTACGTGGCGATGACCCGCCCGACTCGGCGGCTCGTCGTCGTCGACGTCACCGACTGA
- a CDS encoding protealysin inhibitor emfourin, whose product MHIVVRRSGGFAGLSRGWRIDTDSCDDPGAWDDLVGALPREAPVRHRQTVPDDFTWTVTVARTTVEIPGSQLEGPWAALVRRVRDEGEPLSR is encoded by the coding sequence ATGCACATCGTCGTCCGCCGCAGTGGTGGGTTCGCCGGTCTCTCGCGCGGCTGGCGGATCGACACCGACTCGTGCGACGACCCGGGCGCCTGGGACGACCTGGTCGGCGCGCTCCCGCGGGAGGCGCCCGTCCGGCACCGGCAGACCGTGCCCGACGACTTCACCTGGACCGTGACGGTCGCCCGCACCACCGTCGAGATCCCGGGCAGTCAGCTCGAGGGCCCGTGGGCAGCGCTCGTCCGGCGGGTGCGCGACGAGGGCGAACCGCTCAGTCGGTGA
- a CDS encoding M4 family metallopeptidase, giving the protein MTATRRHSVVPPYLLRAVAAASEHPRAASAARTALAEMEVVAAPKHDHRVRPQGISGTVDRSPQRTIADARGTTTLPGEVVRREGDADSGDAAVDEAYAGLGATHAFWLDVFGRVSIDGAGLPLDATVHYGQDYDNAYWDGQRMVFGDGDDEVFRRFTIALDVIGHELAHGVTQYTADLTYQGQSGALNESVSDVFGSLVAQYAAGQTADQATWLIGEGLFTDAVHGVALRSMRAPGTAFDDPVLGKDPQPATMADYVETTEDSGGVHLNSGIPNHAFFLAATAIGGYAWQGAGAVWWDALTAPETSADIDFVGFARVTVDAAAARFGQGSTAHTAVADAWRTVGVLTAP; this is encoded by the coding sequence ATGACCGCCACCCGTCGCCACTCCGTCGTCCCGCCGTACCTCCTGCGCGCCGTCGCCGCCGCGTCGGAGCACCCCCGAGCCGCCTCGGCGGCCCGGACCGCCCTCGCCGAGATGGAGGTCGTCGCCGCACCGAAGCACGACCACCGCGTCCGGCCGCAGGGCATCAGCGGCACGGTCGACCGGTCCCCGCAGCGCACGATCGCCGACGCGCGGGGCACGACGACGCTGCCGGGCGAGGTGGTCCGGCGGGAGGGCGACGCGGACTCGGGCGACGCCGCGGTGGACGAGGCGTACGCCGGCCTCGGCGCGACGCACGCGTTCTGGCTCGACGTGTTCGGGCGGGTCTCGATCGACGGCGCCGGACTCCCCCTCGACGCCACGGTGCACTACGGGCAGGACTACGACAACGCGTACTGGGACGGCCAGCGCATGGTGTTCGGCGACGGCGACGACGAGGTGTTCCGGCGCTTCACGATCGCCCTCGACGTCATCGGCCACGAGCTCGCGCACGGCGTCACCCAGTACACGGCCGATCTGACGTACCAGGGGCAGTCCGGCGCGTTGAACGAGTCGGTCAGCGACGTCTTCGGCTCGCTGGTCGCGCAGTACGCCGCAGGGCAGACCGCCGACCAGGCGACGTGGCTCATCGGCGAGGGACTCTTCACCGACGCCGTGCACGGTGTCGCGCTCCGGTCGATGCGGGCACCGGGCACCGCGTTCGACGACCCGGTGCTCGGGAAGGACCCGCAGCCGGCGACCATGGCGGACTACGTCGAGACCACCGAGGACTCCGGCGGCGTCCACCTGAACTCCGGGATCCCGAACCACGCCTTCTTCCTCGCAGCGACGGCGATCGGCGGGTACGCGTGGCAGGGCGCCGGAGCCGTCTGGTGGGACGCCCTCACCGCGCCGGAAACGTCCGCGGACATCGACTTCGTCGGCTTCGCCCGGGTCACCGTCGACGCCGCCGCTGCCCGGTTCGGACAGGGCTCGACGGCGCACACCGCGGTCGCGGACGCCTGGCGGACCGTCGGCGTGCTCACCGCTCCGTGA
- a CDS encoding glycoside hydrolase family 6 protein, translating into MPEQGTRGRTRGSGRRQWAVLAVGGVVAVAVVALVLATVTGPDGGPDGGGRGGAGTDRTLAARESAASAFPGGLAHQPEQDDQAARRAADARADGDRTTADRIDVIADQPVATWLADPSESATRQVVRRVVRSAEQQHRTPVFVLYAIPDRDCGSYSAGGTAEDAYLPWVRSAVRAMAGSHAVVLVEPDSIAQIHVCERLGQDRLRLLDRAVDELTGHGLTVYLDGGNEDRVPVATMARWLREAGVDRTQGFATNVSNFYRVDTERAYADRLADAIGGDPHFVIDVSRNGQGWRGTWCNPEGAGLGQAPHVTAGSSRLDALLWVKTPGLSDGTCNGGPAAGQWWESYALALVEHRRQD; encoded by the coding sequence ATGCCGGAGCAGGGGACGCGCGGCCGCACCAGGGGCAGCGGACGACGACAGTGGGCGGTGCTCGCCGTGGGTGGCGTCGTCGCGGTGGCCGTGGTCGCGCTCGTGCTCGCCACGGTGACCGGACCCGACGGCGGTCCGGACGGCGGCGGGCGTGGCGGTGCGGGCACGGACCGGACCCTCGCTGCTCGCGAGTCGGCCGCGTCGGCGTTCCCGGGCGGCCTGGCCCACCAGCCCGAGCAGGACGACCAGGCGGCGCGCCGCGCGGCGGACGCCCGGGCGGACGGCGACCGCACCACCGCCGACCGGATCGACGTGATCGCGGACCAGCCGGTGGCGACCTGGCTCGCTGACCCCTCCGAGTCCGCCACCCGCCAGGTCGTCCGGCGGGTCGTCCGGAGCGCCGAGCAGCAGCACCGCACGCCGGTGTTCGTCCTGTACGCGATCCCGGACCGCGACTGCGGCAGCTACTCCGCGGGCGGCACCGCCGAGGACGCCTACCTGCCGTGGGTCCGGTCGGCCGTGCGCGCGATGGCGGGTTCGCACGCGGTCGTGCTCGTCGAACCGGACTCGATCGCGCAGATCCACGTGTGCGAACGCCTCGGGCAGGACCGGCTGCGTCTGCTCGACCGCGCGGTGGACGAGCTCACCGGGCACGGACTGACGGTGTACCTGGACGGCGGCAACGAGGACCGGGTCCCCGTCGCCACGATGGCGCGCTGGCTGCGGGAGGCCGGGGTCGACCGCACGCAGGGCTTCGCGACGAACGTCTCGAACTTCTACCGGGTCGACACCGAGCGTGCGTACGCGGACCGGCTGGCGGACGCGATCGGCGGCGACCCGCACTTCGTGATCGACGTCTCGCGGAACGGGCAGGGCTGGCGCGGGACATGGTGCAACCCCGAGGGTGCGGGACTCGGACAGGCGCCCCACGTCACCGCGGGGTCCTCCCGGCTCGACGCCCTGCTCTGGGTGAAGACCCCCGGACTCAGCGACGGCACGTGCAACGGCGGGCCGGCGGCCGGGCAGTGGTGGGAGTCGTACGCGCTGGCGCTCGTGGAGCACCGCCGCCAGGACTGA
- a CDS encoding VanZ family protein: MFRKLLLLALTAGYAWVIWRMTLTPRVFTHAQDAFVLHAIAWLQQLPRGAWFTYDRVEFLANIGMFVPVGMIAALWLPRRWWLAGAVVAVVLSVGIELAQARFLPYRVADPRDVLSNGLGGLLGATLVGLVRSLLPVPRRQRLRARTA, translated from the coding sequence ATGTTCCGGAAGCTCCTGCTGCTCGCCCTCACCGCCGGCTACGCCTGGGTGATCTGGCGGATGACGTTGACGCCGCGGGTCTTCACGCACGCGCAGGACGCGTTCGTGCTGCACGCCATCGCCTGGCTGCAGCAGCTCCCGCGCGGTGCCTGGTTCACCTACGACCGGGTCGAGTTCCTCGCGAACATCGGGATGTTCGTGCCCGTCGGGATGATCGCGGCGCTCTGGTTGCCGCGCCGCTGGTGGCTGGCGGGAGCGGTGGTCGCGGTCGTGCTGTCGGTCGGGATCGAGCTCGCGCAGGCCCGGTTCCTGCCGTACCGCGTCGCCGACCCTCGGGACGTGCTCTCGAACGGCCTCGGCGGACTGCTCGGGGCAACCCTCGTCGGGCTCGTCCGGAGCCTGCTCCCGGTGCCGCGACGGCAGCGCCTGCGTGCCCGCACCGCCTGA
- the rpsO gene encoding 30S ribosomal protein S15, translating to MALDAKVKQEIIEEYATHPGDTGSPEVQVAVLTRRINDLNEHLKEHKHDHHSRRGLLLMVGQRRRLLGYLSDVDINRYRALIERLGLRR from the coding sequence ATGGCACTTGACGCGAAGGTCAAGCAGGAGATCATCGAAGAGTACGCGACCCACCCGGGCGACACCGGATCCCCCGAGGTCCAGGTTGCCGTTCTGACGCGTCGCATCAACGACCTGAACGAGCACCTCAAGGAGCACAAGCACGACCACCACTCGCGTCGTGGTCTGCTGCTCATGGTCGGTCAGCGTCGCCGTCTCCTCGGGTACCTCTCCGACGTCGACATCAACCGCTACCGTGCGCTCATCGAGCGCCTCGGCCTGCGCCGCTAG
- a CDS encoding CE1759 family FMN reductase, giving the protein MTTIAVVSAGLSEPSSTRLLADRLAASAVAAVSADQPGGTVDVRHVELRPIAHEIVDAMLTGFAAPGLAAAQRTVLEADALVFVTPVFTAGVSGLAKSFLDVLDKDGVTDLPVLLAATGGTARHSLAIDHALRPVFAYLRAAVVPTGVFAATDDWGSEADAAALDARIRRAGVDLAWAIRASRRTPQQETLAAPTDFASLLGGLGH; this is encoded by the coding sequence ATGACCACCATCGCCGTCGTCTCCGCCGGGCTCTCAGAGCCCAGCTCCACCCGCCTGCTCGCAGACCGGCTCGCCGCCTCCGCGGTCGCCGCCGTCTCGGCCGACCAGCCGGGAGGCACGGTGGACGTCCGCCACGTCGAGCTGCGTCCGATCGCGCACGAGATCGTCGACGCGATGCTCACCGGGTTCGCCGCACCCGGCCTCGCCGCCGCCCAGCGCACCGTGCTCGAGGCCGACGCGCTCGTCTTCGTCACCCCGGTCTTCACCGCGGGGGTCAGCGGTCTGGCGAAGTCGTTCCTCGACGTGCTCGACAAGGACGGCGTGACCGACCTGCCGGTGCTGCTCGCCGCGACCGGGGGGACCGCACGGCACTCGCTCGCGATCGACCACGCCCTGCGCCCGGTGTTCGCGTACCTCCGCGCAGCGGTGGTGCCGACCGGCGTGTTCGCCGCGACCGACGACTGGGGGAGCGAGGCGGACGCCGCCGCGCTCGACGCCCGCATCCGACGGGCCGGGGTCGACCTCGCCTGGGCGATCCGCGCCTCCCGGCGGACCCCGCAGCAGGAGACGCTCGCCGCGCCGACCGACTTCGCGTCCCTGCTCGGCGGCCTCGGCCACTGA